Within the Pseudomonas guangdongensis genome, the region GTTCGCCTGATGCTCAAGGGTGAAGTCAGTCTGCTCGGCAATGGCGGCCCGCTGGCCCCGCAGCAGGTTTGGAGTGAAATCTCCACGCCTGCCCGCTGGCGCACCACGGAAATCCAGAAGCGTCAGCAGATCGGCTCCGGCGAGCTGCAAAAGGCTCGTCAGCTGTTCAAAGATGTGGCTGGCAAGATCGCGCCGGATGGCGAAGATGCGCTGTACGCGGCGGTGCAGTCGACCCTGAAAGGCTGGGACAGCGACTTTGGCCAGTGGCGGGCTCTCGCCCAGAGCGGGCAGTACCCAGGCCTTGAAGTGATCGAGGAGTCCCTCAAGCTGGTTCGCAAGCTACAGGCGACTCCGGACAGCTTCGACGCCATTCAACTGTTCCTCAAGGAACGCAACGCGCTGCTCGACCTGTCCGACCATTACAGTGACCTCAGCCATTTCCACGGCAGCCAGAAAGGCGCGTGGGACAAGCTGCGCAAGGCCCAGCAGGACTTTGCCCCCAACCGTCCCAAACTCGACAAGCAGGCCGATGCGGCTCGTGCCTTGGCGCGCATCGACGAGATCCTGGCGGCCAAATCGCCCTACAAGCTCATTCGCGAGGGTGAGGGGCTAATCCAGACGGTGGCGCAGATCAACGAAGGCTTCCTCAAGGAGGCCCATCAGCGCGCCGATAGCTGGCTGGAAAAGCAGATCGGCAAGGTCAACGCCGAGCTGGACGCTCTCAAGGCCAGCCCCGATCAGCGCAACCGCAGCCTGCTGCCCTTGCAGACCCTGCGTCAGCGCATCGCTACCCAGCGCAGCCTGGCGCATATCGGACAGATGCAGGAGGAAGCCCGAGATCTGGCCGATGCGGCCATCGATCACCTGCACCTGCTCGCCCAGCAGGCCGCCGCAAAAGCCAAGGCCGATGCCCAGAAGGCAGTCATCGATACGGGCAATGGCTCGGCTCAGGCGATTGAGGAAAGTACGACTCCGGCGCCGGTAGCTCCCGCCCCCGTGGTTGCGCCGGTCACACCGGTGAAAAAGCGCCGGGTGATCGAAGTGCAGGAGCTGGTCGGCCCGGGCTACCTGGAAACCCAGGCCGATATCGAAGACTTCATTGCCCGGCTGCGTCAGGAGCTGGAGCAGGCCATTGCCAATCAAGAGCGCATAGAAATTCGCTAAGGAACAGCCATGTACAAGCCGGGTGGAACCATCAAGCAGCTTCTGGACAAGGTCGCAGCCAAGGAATACATCCTGCCGGCCATCCAGCGGGAATTCGTCTGGTGGCCGGAGCAGATCTGCCAGTTGTTCGACAGCCTCATGCAGGGCTATCCCTTCGGCACCTTCCTGTTCTGGCGTATCGAGCCCGAGAGGCGCCAGGAGTACCAGTTCTACGACTTCGTTCGTGACTACCATGAGCGCGACAACTACCACTGCGCTCTGCTCGAAAACCTCCCGGATCGCGAGCTGGTAGCCGTACTGGATGGCCAGCAGCGCATGACCGCGCTGAATATCGGCCTGCGCGGTTCCTATGCCTGGAAGCTGCCTGGCAAGTGGTGGTCGAGCAACGCTGCGTTCCCCGTTCGCTATCTGCACCTGGATCTTCTTGGTGAGCCCGATCCCGAAACAGGGTCTGAGTACCGCTTTGAGTTTCTGACGGATACGGCTGCATCTCTGACCGACGACGGCCATCTCTGGCTACGTTGTGGGCGTATCCTGAGTGAAAGTGAAGATGACTTGGTCGATAGCCTGGATGTCTTGGGGCTCAGCAGTGACCAGCTCAAGCAAGCCAAGAAGGTGTTGCGCCACTTCTTCAGAACTATCCATATCAAAGAAATCATCGCCTACTACGAGGAAACCGAGCAGAACCTCGAGCGCGTCCTGAACATATTCATTCGCATGAACAGCGGGGGCACGCCACTTTCCTATTCGGATCTGCTGCTGTCCATCGCCACTGCCCAGTGGTCAAAGCTGGATGCACGCCAGGAAATCCACCGGCTCGTCGACGAGATGAACAAGGAAGGTGATCAGTTCAGCTTCAGCAAGGATTTGGTGCTGAAAGCCGGCCTGATGCTCTCGGACATCGGCAGCGTCGGCTTCAAGGTCGAAAATTTCAACAAGGCTAACATGGGCCTGCTGGAGGAGAACTGGCAGCGTATCCGCGACGCCTTGTTGCTCGCGGTGCGCCTGCTGGCCAGCTTCGGCTTCAACAGCCAGAACCTGCGTGCCGACAGTGCGTTGCTGCCGATTGCCTACTACCTGTTTGTACGCCAGCCGGGCGAGGGCTATCTCTCCCGGGTCGAGTACGCCCAGGATCGGGAGAATGTCCGCAAATGGCTGATCCGCAGCCTGCTCAAGGCTTCCGGCATCTGGGGCAGTGGCCTGGACACCCTGCTGACCGCCCTGCGTGAGCAGATCCGTGAGCATGCCGCCACTGGCTTCCCTGCCGTCCAACTGGAAAGCGTGATGGCGGCACGTGGCAAGACGCTCACCTTTGTCGACGAAGAGCTGGATGAGCTGGTCGAGCTGCCCTACGGCGACAAGCGCACCTTCGCCCTGTTGTCCCTGATTTTCCCGGGCTTCGATCTGTCCCGGCACTTCCATGTCGATCACATCTACCCGCAGGCGCGCTTCACCAAGCCCCAGTTGCGCAAGCAGGGGATTGACGAGGAGCTGTGGGCGGAAATGGTCGACAAGTGCAACCGCCTGCCGAATCTGCAACTGCTCGAAGGCAGCATCAACAACCAAAAGCGGCAGAAGATGCCGCACGACTGGTATGCGCAGCTCAAGCCTGATGCGGCGACCCGCAAGGAGTATCTGGCTGGCCTCGAGATCGCCAGCCTGCCCGAAGAGCTCGATGGCTTCATGGGCTTCTATGAGCAGCGCAAGCAGGCACTGCGGGATCGCATCGTCGCGGCCCTGAAATAGACCACACGGTAAGCGGCGGCCGACTTCGGCCCATCAAGGGAGTGAGGCATGAGCAAGAGCTTTATGGCAGGAGAGGCGCTGTACCGCGCGTTCCGGGGACAGGGGCGAGTCTTGGTCGATGTCCAGGCGCTCGAGCATTCGATCCTCTCCGGCGAAGCCGGCTCGGCGCTGTATCGGCTGATGAGCGAGTCGGCCGACTACAACACCGATGGCAAGGCTATTGCCCTTTACCAGCGGGCTCTTGCCGGCTGGGTGCTGCAAGGTGGCTCAGGTGGCGAAGAGGCGGCTGTTGTCGCCCCTTTGCCCATCTCGCTCCAGCCGCCGACTGATTCGGCATTACGCCGGGCCGGCCGCCTGCTGGCCATGGTGCATGAGCTGCACAAGGCCGGTTACCAGCGATTGCGTATTTCCGCCGGCATGTCGCCTACGGGCATGCATTGGCGCTGCCACATCACCAGTGCCGACAATGTTCAGCTCGATGGCTGGGACCTTGTTCAATGGGGGGAGGAGGTCGTCACTTACTCCAGCGCCGACGATCACTACTTCGGCTGGCAAGACTCGGCAGGCAAGAGTGCCAGGCAGCTCGCACAGCTGTTCATCGAGCGTTTCCCCGAGTTGGCCAGGAAAGGGGTAGGGCAAGACCGAGCCTACGCCGGCTGGTTCGTCAGCATGTTGGGTAACGCCGAGAATGGTCGCTTTCCGGTGTTCTTTGCCGACTACCTGCTGAGCCCCACCGAGGAAGAAATGCCTCCGCCTCCCTGCGGCTATCGGCATGCATGGTCTGCGGTCGACGGACGAGTGGCCAACGCCGACCTGCGTCTCGAGCACCTGCCGCCGCCTGAAGCGCGTTGGGATGAGCTGGAGGTTTTCTGTCTCACCTATGACGGCTATGCCGGTGGCCAGAAGTCCATCAGTCAGTGCATGGCCCAGGCTGCGCAAGTGGCCTCCAGCCGACTGGCCGAAGCCAGTCTGGATGACCTGCGTACGACGCTGTTCATACGTCAGCGGGACATCCGCAACAATCACCCGATACCGCCGTCAGACGATGATCTGCGCCTGATGCATGCCATCGTCGAGCAGATCCGCAGCCGCCTCAGCCGTGGTTGAGGTATGCCACTCATCACGACGCGTTGCCTCAAGTCTGCCTAGCTCGGCCATTCCAGGGATCATGAAAAGGAGTTCACCCATGCGTCTGCTACCCCTCGCACTCGCCGCCAGCCTGTTCACCGGCTCTGCCCTGGCTGCTGAGCAACCCAAGCTCTTCAAGTCTTGGACGTACGGCTCACCCGCCAGCGCTTACAGCGAGACTGAAGGCTTTTACGACTGCTCGGCCGAAGTCGGCAACCCGGCACGCTGCATCGAAGAGGTCGACTTCCTGGGCCACAGCTTCGGCGCCATCCTGAGCTTCAACAATCAGCAGCTCGAATCGGTGGTCCTGGCGACCGACTTCAGCCAGGACATCTACGTCAAGAGCGTTGGCGCCCTGAGCAAGACCTTCAGCATGGCCCTCATGCGCGGCAGCAATGACCAGCTCGACATCATCGAACTGGCCCGTGCGCGTGGCGGCAAGGAGGACTTCATGGCCAGGCTCAACAACTACGAGACGCTCAACCTCCAACAGGGCCAGCTGACCTATTTCTACCTCGAGCAGCCGGCCACCGCACTTATGGCCAGGAAGAATGCCGTGGATGCCACCGTCAACGCGCCTGCCGACGTGCGCAGCGCCGAGCTGAGCGTGACCGATAACGACGGCGAGCCCCTGTTGCTGATCAACTTCAGCTTGCCTCGACTCACCTTGCAGAATCTCAAGCAGGCACTCCAGCAGGCGCCCGCCGAAGACTTCTGAGTCATTCGTCCAGGTCGGTGATGTGCTTTCTGGCGCACCGGCCTCCAGGCAGTCCGGCTGCCTGACATGAACACCCGGCCCCCGCGGCCCAACAGGAATCACCCATGAACCGCTCTGCTCTCAAGAAATACGCTCCCCAGGCCCGTCTCGACTTCATCGAGGCGGTCACCCTCCGTGCCCGTCGTCTGGGTCTCGACCCGGCACTGCCGGTCGATGTCGCACAAACCGGCGATGTGCTGATGATCGCTGGCCAGCCCTTCCCGGCCAGTATCGCCAGCCAGCGCACGGCGCTTGCCCAGCGTATTCGCCAGCAGGGCTTTGCCAGTGTCATGGAAGCGCTGGCCTACACCTGGTTCAACCGTCTGGTGGCCATTCGCTTCATGGAGCTCAAGGGCTATCTCAGCCATGGCTACCGAGTGCTCAGCCACCCGGACGGCTTGCAGCAGCCGGAGATTCTCGACCACGTCCAGCATCTTGAGCTGCCGGGTCTGGACAGGGCCGAAGCCATCCGCCTGAAGACCGCCGGCAATCAGGACGAAGCGCTGTACCGCGAGATCCTCCTCGCCCAGTGCCACGAGCTGCACAGCAACATGCCGTTCCTCTTCGAGGCACTGGACGATGCCACCGAGCTGCTGCTCCCGGACAACCTGCTGCGCACCGACTCGCCCATAGCTCGCTTGGTGGGCGACATCGAGGAAGGCGACTGGGAGCAGGTGGAGATCATCGGCTGGCTGTACCAGTTCTATATCAGCGAGAAGAAGGACCAGGTGATCGGCAAGGTGGTGAAGAGCGAGGACATCCCCGCGGCCACTCAGCTGTTCACCCCCAACTGGATCGTCCAGTACCTGGTACAGAACAGCCTCGGCCGCCTCTGGCTGATGGCCAACCCCGGCTCTGGCCTCAAGGCGCAGATGCCGTACTACATCGAACCTGCCGAGCAGACCCCGGATGTCCAGGCCCAGCTCGATGCGCTGATCAAGGTGCGCATGGACGAGGACGGCGGCACCCTCAACCCTGAGTCGCTGACGGTGCTGGATCCGGCCTGCGGTTCCGGGCACATCCTCGTCGAGGCCTACAACCTGCTGCGTGCCATCTACGAGGAACGCGGCTATCCACCGCGCGAGATTCCCCGCCTGATCCTCAGCAAGAACCTCTACGGCCTGGACATCGACGACCGCGCCGCTCAGCTTGCCGGCTTCGCCTTGCTGATGAAGGCCCGCGAGGATGACCGCCGCCTGTTCGACGATGCCGAAAACCCGCCGCACCTCAATGTCTTCGCCATTCAGGAAAGCGCTGGCCTGCCGGACGAGCAGATCGCTCAGACCATCCTCAATGCCGCCATCCAGGTCGAGGGTGGAGAGGCCTTCCAGACCGGGCAACTGTTCGGCGGTGGCCAGCTGGAAACCCAGCACAGCTCCGGCCTGACGGTGCGCGATCTGCGCGAGCTGATCCACCTGTTCTTCCACGGCAAGACCTTCGGTTCGTTGATCACCGTGCCGGCCGCCCTCAAGGCCAGGTTGGGCAAGATGGTCGATCTGCTGGCCACCGTGCGCAGCAAGGGGGATCCCCTGGCACGTAGCTATGCGGCTCAGGTGCTGGAGCAGTTTGCCTGGCCCGCGAGTGTGCTGGCGCTGCAATACGATGCCGTGGTGGCGAATCCGCCATATATGGGCAGTAAGGGCATGAATACGACGCTTAAGGATTTTGCCAAGGAGAACTTTCCTGATAGTAAGGCGGATCTCTTTTCTATGTTTATCGAGCGTGGCTTTGTGTGGTGTAAGTCAACAGGCTTCAATAGCATGGTTACCATGCAGAGTTGGATGTTCCTGTCGTCATATAAAGGGATGCGTGAGAATCTGTTGGCGACAAGAACTATTCAAACTATGGCTCACTTAGGGGCGCGAGCTTTCGGTGAGATATCTGGTGAGGTGGTGCAGACAACAGCATTTATAATTCAGGGTGGGCATGTATTAGGATTTAAGCCGGTATTTTTCAGGTTGATCGATGGTGTAGAGGTGGAAAAGGAATCCGCACTTCTGTCGGGGAAAAATAGATACGACCTGTCCGTGCAGGATGATTTTAATAAAATCCCTGGCAGTCCAGTTGCTTACTGGGCCAGCGAAGAGATTAAAAATTCGTTCTCTAAGCATCCCTCACTATCTACAGTTGGTAAGCCGCGCCAAGGGTTGGCTACTACGGATAATGAGAGGTTTCTCAGATTTTGGCATGAGTGCGACTTTGGAAATGTCTTCCTCGGCGCGAAAGATTCGAGTGAGGCGATGATTTCAGGGTGTAGGTGGTTTCCATGTCAAAAGGGTGGTGGATTTAAAAAATGGTATGGAAATAACGAGTATGTAGTGGATTGGGAGAAGGACGGTGCGCGTATTAAGGAGGTGGTTATTGCGCGCTATGGAAGCGCATCGAAGCGGGTTGCTAATGAATCATTTTACTTTAAGGCTGGAATCACTTGGTCGACGATATCTAGTTCTTCGCTTTCAATGAGGTATGTTCCCGCGGGCTTTATATTTGAAACGAAAGGGGCTATGTGTTTTTTTGATTCGAATTGGGATATGTACAGGTCTCTCGGTTTTTGTAATTCATCCATAGTTAATAATATAATTAATTGCATTAGTCCCACTTTGGATTTCCACGAAGGGCCTGTAGGTACTCTTCCGATTGCAGATTTTTATTCTGCGCTGGTGGAAGACAATGTGCGATCTTGCATTGAGTTAGCCAAGCAGGATTGGGATTATTCTGAGTTGTCTTGGGACTTCAAAAGTTTGCCAGTTACCTCTGGAGATTTTTTCGCGGATCGCTTATCGAAAAGCTGGAGCAATTTTTGTGTTGAGTTGGAAAGGCGAGTGGTTTTATTGAGAGAGAAGGAAGAAGAGAATAATTTTATATTTATAAGCAAGTATGGGTTGGAGAATAAAATAATTCCTGTAGTTCCTGATGAAGAAATAACGCTGAGTCGCGCTGACCGTGAAAAAGATATGATTCAGCTTATGTCCTATGCGGTTGGCTGCATGATGGGGCGCTACAGTCTCGACGAGCCAGGACTAATTTATGCCTATAGTGGTGGCGTTGGTTTTGATTCTACGCGTTACAGGAAATTCCCAGCTGATGTTGATGGAATCATTCCAGTAACAGAAGAGTTTTGGTTTGAGGACGATGCAGCTGAGCGCGTACGCGAGTTCGTCAAAATAGTTTGGGGCGCTGGTACGCTAGTCGAAAGCATGGAATGGCTGGCCGACAGCCTGGGCCGCAAATCCAACGAGTCCGCCGACGAGGCCATCCGTCGGTACCTGTCCACCAGCTTCTACAAGGATCACCTGCAAACCTACAAGAAGCGCCCGATCTACTGGCTGTTCTCTAGCGGCAAGCAGAAGGCCTTCGAGTGCCTGGTCTACCTGCACCGCTACAACGAGGGCACCCTCTCGCGTATGCGCATGGAATACGTCGTGCCGCTGCAAAGCCGCATGCAGGCCCGTATCGACCAGCTCAGCGACGACATCGCCGCCGCCACCAGCAGCGCCCAGCAAAAGACCCTGCAAAAGCGCAAGGACAAGCTCACCAAGCAGCTCGAAGAACTCCGCCGCTTCGACGAAGCCCTCCGCCCCTACGCGGACCAGCGCATCAAGCTGGATCTCGATGATGGGGTGAAGGTCAACTACGGCAAGTTCGGCAACCTCCTCGCGGAAGTGAAGGCGGTTACGGGTGGGAAAGAGGATTGAGTGAGTTTCAATAGAATGTCTGTGCCCCGGAGAGACTTTCGACGGGGCAATCTCAAAATTTCGTTTATGGTGGGTTGAATGGTTGCAGCAATTATTTTCGCGCTATTTTTACACTTCAGGAATCACTGGTGGAATAGCAAGCTCGTAAGTGGTGGTTATGGTGTCTCTTTTACATCCAATGTGGTCGGGATGTTGGGCGCCTTTGGCATGGTTGCTTTGGCATACTTTTTTATTGATTACAAGGCTTCAAGCATGGAGCGCAGTGGGGATGGTATTTTTGCCATCCTCTCGATGTTTTCGGCTATTTCTTCGGTTGGGATAGCGGCTGTTGTCGTTTTTATTTATCAAGTGGTGGCGGTGATTTCCGTTTGGCGAGCTACCGCCAAGCCGGGGGTATCATTCTGGACTAAGGTTTTCTGTAGGTACGCGCTGATATTGAACCTGATGATTGCTGCCGTGGCACTTCGGTTTGGGGCGGGCGGGATAATATTTGGCGGGATTCTCTATCTGGCATTCTGGTTTTTCTGGGGCAAGGGCCGCACGGGCGTGCAGTCGCCAAGAGCAGAGCGGGTCTTGCCTGCTGAGATGCCAAAAACTGTGAAAGAAAAGATTGACTCCGTTGCTTCGGGTGGTATTGATCTGGCCGGTTTTTCAAGGAACAACGCTGGTGAGCCTCGCCTGGCTGATTATGTCCAGCGGGTTACCCCTTCTGCGAGCATGAAAAAAAGAGTGCATATCGCACCG harbors:
- a CDS encoding DUF262 domain-containing protein; the encoded protein is MYKPGGTIKQLLDKVAAKEYILPAIQREFVWWPEQICQLFDSLMQGYPFGTFLFWRIEPERRQEYQFYDFVRDYHERDNYHCALLENLPDRELVAVLDGQQRMTALNIGLRGSYAWKLPGKWWSSNAAFPVRYLHLDLLGEPDPETGSEYRFEFLTDTAASLTDDGHLWLRCGRILSESEDDLVDSLDVLGLSSDQLKQAKKVLRHFFRTIHIKEIIAYYEETEQNLERVLNIFIRMNSGGTPLSYSDLLLSIATAQWSKLDARQEIHRLVDEMNKEGDQFSFSKDLVLKAGLMLSDIGSVGFKVENFNKANMGLLEENWQRIRDALLLAVRLLASFGFNSQNLRADSALLPIAYYLFVRQPGEGYLSRVEYAQDRENVRKWLIRSLLKASGIWGSGLDTLLTALREQIREHAATGFPAVQLESVMAARGKTLTFVDEELDELVELPYGDKRTFALLSLIFPGFDLSRHFHVDHIYPQARFTKPQLRKQGIDEELWAEMVDKCNRLPNLQLLEGSINNQKRQKMPHDWYAQLKPDAATRKEYLAGLEIASLPEELDGFMGFYEQRKQALRDRIVAALK
- the pglX gene encoding BREX-1 system adenine-specific DNA-methyltransferase PglX, producing MNRSALKKYAPQARLDFIEAVTLRARRLGLDPALPVDVAQTGDVLMIAGQPFPASIASQRTALAQRIRQQGFASVMEALAYTWFNRLVAIRFMELKGYLSHGYRVLSHPDGLQQPEILDHVQHLELPGLDRAEAIRLKTAGNQDEALYREILLAQCHELHSNMPFLFEALDDATELLLPDNLLRTDSPIARLVGDIEEGDWEQVEIIGWLYQFYISEKKDQVIGKVVKSEDIPAATQLFTPNWIVQYLVQNSLGRLWLMANPGSGLKAQMPYYIEPAEQTPDVQAQLDALIKVRMDEDGGTLNPESLTVLDPACGSGHILVEAYNLLRAIYEERGYPPREIPRLILSKNLYGLDIDDRAAQLAGFALLMKAREDDRRLFDDAENPPHLNVFAIQESAGLPDEQIAQTILNAAIQVEGGEAFQTGQLFGGGQLETQHSSGLTVRDLRELIHLFFHGKTFGSLITVPAALKARLGKMVDLLATVRSKGDPLARSYAAQVLEQFAWPASVLALQYDAVVANPPYMGSKGMNTTLKDFAKENFPDSKADLFSMFIERGFVWCKSTGFNSMVTMQSWMFLSSYKGMRENLLATRTIQTMAHLGARAFGEISGEVVQTTAFIIQGGHVLGFKPVFFRLIDGVEVEKESALLSGKNRYDLSVQDDFNKIPGSPVAYWASEEIKNSFSKHPSLSTVGKPRQGLATTDNERFLRFWHECDFGNVFLGAKDSSEAMISGCRWFPCQKGGGFKKWYGNNEYVVDWEKDGARIKEVVIARYGSASKRVANESFYFKAGITWSTISSSSLSMRYVPAGFIFETKGAMCFFDSNWDMYRSLGFCNSSIVNNIINCISPTLDFHEGPVGTLPIADFYSALVEDNVRSCIELAKQDWDYSELSWDFKSLPVTSGDFFADRLSKSWSNFCVELERRVVLLREKEEENNFIFISKYGLENKIIPVVPDEEITLSRADREKDMIQLMSYAVGCMMGRYSLDEPGLIYAYSGGVGFDSTRYRKFPADVDGIIPVTEEFWFEDDAAERVREFVKIVWGAGTLVESMEWLADSLGRKSNESADEAIRRYLSTSFYKDHLQTYKKRPIYWLFSSGKQKAFECLVYLHRYNEGTLSRMRMEYVVPLQSRMQARIDQLSDDIAAATSSAQQKTLQKRKDKLTKQLEELRRFDEALRPYADQRIKLDLDDGVKVNYGKFGNLLAEVKAVTGGKED
- a CDS encoding tetratricopeptide repeat protein codes for the protein MVAAIIFALFLHFRNHWWNSKLVSGGYGVSFTSNVVGMLGAFGMVALAYFFIDYKASSMERSGDGIFAILSMFSAISSVGIAAVVVFIYQVVAVISVWRATAKPGVSFWTKVFCRYALILNLMIAAVALRFGAGGIIFGGILYLAFWFFWGKGRTGVQSPRAERVLPAEMPKTVKEKIDSVASGGIDLAGFSRNNAGEPRLADYVQRVTPSASMKKRVHIAPDIPAGKLASAIGSRHFKAGLKNQQPFMLLDDSGRFDGKHGLLVTDEFFDFSFPGIEAVTFSYSFHSDGFDVKGQSVYRGGRKCAEFSNFKGDDLAKIFGVFNEFFADRDAWWRKSAEKGDRNAQFKLASSLVGNKEESMHWLRKAAEQGHPIAQGNLGTYLTSSDPEEAFLWLSRSAAQGNEHSQRRLAGKEFDSYRNKTGITI